One window of Staphylococcus chromogenes genomic DNA carries:
- the agrA gene encoding quorum-sensing response regulator AgrA, with protein MKILICEDDPKQRERMESIIRNYIMIEEKPMEIEISTSDPYALLEASKNMNDIGCYFLDIQLESDINGIKLGSEIRKHDPVGNIIFVTSHSELTYLTFVYKLAAMDFIFKDDVDELRTRVIDCLETALKRLDLLTKDNTVETMELKQGSNSVYVNYDDVMFFESSPKSHRLIAHLDNRQIEFYGNLRELAQIDDRFFRCHNSFVLNRHNITHVDAKDRIVYFKNDEFCYVSVRNIKKIKN; from the coding sequence TTGAAAATTTTAATTTGTGAAGATGATCCTAAACAAAGAGAACGAATGGAATCCATCATTCGAAATTATATTATGATTGAAGAAAAACCTATGGAAATTGAAATTTCGACGAGTGATCCCTATGCTTTGCTCGAAGCTTCTAAAAACATGAATGATATCGGTTGTTATTTTTTAGATATTCAACTCGAGTCTGATATTAATGGGATTAAGTTAGGAAGCGAAATTAGAAAACATGATCCTGTTGGTAATATTATTTTCGTTACAAGTCATAGTGAATTAACCTATTTAACATTCGTATACAAGTTGGCGGCCATGGATTTTATTTTTAAAGATGACGTCGATGAGTTACGCACGCGAGTCATTGATTGTCTTGAAACAGCTTTAAAACGTCTTGATTTGCTTACGAAAGATAATACGGTTGAAACAATGGAATTAAAACAAGGGAGCAATTCTGTTTATGTGAATTACGACGATGTTATGTTTTTTGAATCCTCTCCAAAGTCACATCGTCTTATTGCACATTTAGATAATCGTCAAATTGAATTTTATGGGAATTTAAGAGAATTAGCACAAATCGATGATCGTTTTTTCCGATGTCATAATAGTTTTGTCTTAAATCGCCACAATATCACGCATGTGGATGCAAAAGATCGAATTGTCTATTTTAAAAATGATGAGTTTTGCTATGTCTCTGTAAGAAACATTAAGAAAATCAAAAATTAA
- a CDS encoding carbon-nitrogen family hydrolase, with the protein MKVQLLQFYVTPQSPSINEEKIKTLFREHIQSDTDIVVLPEMWNNGYALEALATHADQDLSRSFTFIRQLAEEYQVDIVAGSVSNHHDKGLYNTAFAVNRNGAKLYEYDKIHLVPMLNEPDYLDPGSTVPYVYELSNGTPVSQIICYDLRFPELTRYPAASGAKILFYVAQWPKARQDHWRKLLQARAIENDMYVIAANTCGNDGNTEYAGHSMIVSPNGEIIEEAGNEETILSVTLNLKDVDEQRKKIPVFENLRPDIYQHFEH; encoded by the coding sequence ATGAAGGTACAATTATTACAATTTTATGTCACGCCTCAGTCTCCTTCTATCAATGAAGAAAAAATAAAAACACTTTTTAGAGAACATATCCAGTCAGATACAGATATCGTTGTTTTGCCCGAAATGTGGAATAACGGTTATGCGCTTGAAGCACTTGCGACCCACGCCGACCAGGATTTATCACGTTCATTTACATTTATCCGCCAATTAGCTGAAGAATATCAGGTCGATATCGTTGCAGGTTCTGTTTCTAATCATCATGATAAGGGGCTTTACAATACAGCATTTGCAGTTAACCGCAATGGTGCCAAATTATACGAATACGATAAAATTCATCTCGTACCTATGTTAAATGAACCTGATTATTTAGATCCAGGTTCAACCGTCCCATACGTTTATGAGTTAAGTAATGGTACACCTGTCTCACAAATCATCTGTTATGATTTGAGATTTCCAGAATTAACACGTTATCCCGCTGCTAGCGGTGCTAAAATCTTATTTTATGTTGCACAATGGCCCAAAGCGAGACAAGATCATTGGCGAAAATTATTACAAGCAAGAGCCATCGAAAATGATATGTATGTGATTGCCGCAAATACATGTGGAAATGACGGAAATACAGAATATGCAGGCCATTCAATGATAGTGAGCCCCAACGGAGAAATAATTGAAGAAGCTGGAAATGAGGAAACAATTCTTAGTGTGACTTTGAATTTGAAAGATGTCGACGAACAACGTAAAAAAATTCCAGTTTTTGAAAACTTGCGTCCGGATATCTATCAACATTTTGAGCATTAA
- a CDS encoding sucrose-6-phosphate hydrolase, protein MEQWSREKRYQKLEDVRQEELDELKTRVAASPFRQHYHIQPETGLLNDPNGLIYFQGQYLLSHQWFPLGPVHGLKYWFHYKGKNLVDFKPQGVLLHPDTEYDRHGVYSGSAFEFNGQLYYMYTANLRTATWERKSSQMLAKVHPDGTIEKLTQPVISGPPEGYTEHFRDPKVFLKDGRLYAVIGAQRENKTGTVLVYEAVHPEETWIFKGEIQTDLSSFGYMWECPDYFQINQKDVLLFCPQGLESEDNDYQNIYQSGYIMGTLDFETLHFKHDGFVELDNGFDFYAPQSFLDEAKRRVIIGWMGLPDTEYPTDKEGWAHCLTVPRILTYEAGALKQKPHMDLRKLRHNKETALGYANKFIKQLHPYEGEQYELIVDILENEASAIEFHLRASKQEATIIRYDSRTKEVLLDRFDSGELPHPVEGTVRVAKLKSDLQQLRIFVDTSSIEIFCNEGEKVLTSRIFPKPNANKIKVVTDSGQVYLKMTKYDLKSEQ, encoded by the coding sequence ATGGAACAATGGAGTCGCGAAAAGCGTTATCAAAAATTAGAAGATGTGCGTCAAGAGGAGTTAGATGAACTTAAAACGCGTGTGGCCGCATCTCCATTTCGGCAACATTATCACATACAACCCGAAACAGGGTTACTCAATGACCCCAACGGCCTCATCTATTTCCAAGGTCAATATTTACTCTCTCATCAATGGTTTCCTTTAGGTCCGGTACATGGTTTGAAATATTGGTTTCACTACAAAGGAAAAAATTTGGTTGATTTCAAACCACAAGGTGTATTACTACATCCAGATACGGAATATGATCGTCACGGCGTTTATAGCGGGAGTGCATTTGAGTTTAATGGGCAACTTTACTATATGTATACCGCTAACTTGAGGACAGCTACATGGGAACGAAAAAGTAGTCAAATGCTTGCGAAAGTTCATCCAGACGGTACGATTGAAAAGTTGACACAACCTGTAATTTCAGGACCTCCTGAAGGCTATACCGAACATTTTAGAGACCCTAAAGTATTTCTAAAAGATGGTCGTTTATATGCTGTGATAGGGGCACAAAGAGAAAATAAAACAGGGACAGTATTGGTTTATGAAGCGGTACATCCAGAAGAAACTTGGATATTTAAAGGTGAAATCCAAACGGACCTCTCTTCCTTTGGATATATGTGGGAATGTCCTGATTATTTTCAAATCAATCAAAAAGACGTCCTTTTATTTTGTCCTCAAGGTTTAGAATCTGAAGATAACGATTATCAAAATATTTATCAAAGTGGATATATAATGGGGACGTTGGATTTTGAGACGCTACACTTTAAACATGACGGTTTTGTTGAGTTAGATAATGGATTTGACTTTTATGCGCCACAAAGCTTTTTAGATGAGGCCAAACGCCGAGTTATCATTGGTTGGATGGGGCTTCCTGATACAGAATATCCTACTGATAAAGAAGGATGGGCACATTGTTTAACCGTGCCACGTATTTTAACGTATGAGGCAGGAGCATTGAAACAAAAACCACATATGGATTTACGTAAACTACGCCATAATAAAGAAACAGCGCTCGGTTATGCGAATAAATTTATCAAACAACTTCATCCCTATGAAGGGGAACAATATGAACTGATTGTCGATATATTAGAAAATGAAGCCTCAGCCATTGAGTTTCACTTAAGAGCATCAAAACAAGAAGCCACCATTATTCGTTACGACTCAAGAACAAAAGAAGTCTTATTAGATCGTTTTGACAGTGGTGAGCTCCCACATCCCGTAGAAGGGACAGTACGTGTGGCAAAGTTAAAATCAGACTTACAACAGTTACGCATTTTTGTAGATACATCAAGTATAGAAATCTTCTGTAATGAAGGTGAAAAAGTGTTAACTTCACGGATTTTCCCAAAACCAAATGCGAATAAAATTAAAGTTGTGACGGATTCTGGGCAAGTTTATTTGAAAATGACGAAATACGATCTTAAAAGCGAACAATAA
- a CDS encoding ABC-F family ATP-binding cassette domain-containing protein: protein MILMQLSQLSKSFDGEEIFSHVNFEVKTGERIGIVGRNGAGKSTLMKIIAGVDDYDSGHISKVKGLKLGYLTQQMTLNTDETVFEEMAKPFQEVKSIAQKMQQETDWLSQNADRYETEGYQEHLKRYELLSNQFEKMEGYQYESKIKTVLNGLDFTEKDYHRPINDFSGGQKTRLSLAQMLLSEPDLLLLDEPTNHLDMETTEWLEDYLRYFSGAIVIISHDRYFLDKIVTQVYDVALGEVKHYKGNYAKYVQLRDQYYEKRMAEYERQQADIKRLETFVDKNITRASTSGMAKSRRKQLEKMELIEKPMLDAKSANIQFDFDRNTGNDVMHIKDLEIGYSSPITQPISLEISKGDRIGIIGPNGVGKSTFIKTLALKIPAIAGTIQRGSNLKVGYYDQKQAEFKSNKSILDFVWDQYREMPEKDVRAVLGRFLITQEDVKKVINDLSGGEKARLQLALLMLERNNVLILDEPTNHLDIDSKEMLEQALQNFEGTLIFVSHDRYFINALANKIFDLDANGGQFIQGDYAYYLEKIAQQRAFSEHHAQQDVTESATTEQPTNDYQDQKALRREKRKLERQIEENEALITTYESEIASIDTLMASEEVINNYEETTRLANERTDLEQKFEQTMQQWEELQLMLSEYEN, encoded by the coding sequence ATGATATTAATGCAATTAAGTCAACTCTCAAAATCCTTTGATGGGGAAGAAATTTTTAGTCATGTCAATTTCGAAGTAAAAACAGGAGAACGCATCGGCATTGTCGGTAGAAATGGCGCAGGTAAATCTACACTTATGAAAATAATTGCGGGCGTTGATGACTATGATAGTGGGCATATTTCAAAAGTAAAAGGCTTAAAATTAGGATATCTTACTCAGCAAATGACGTTAAATACAGATGAAACTGTTTTTGAAGAAATGGCAAAGCCTTTCCAAGAAGTTAAGTCAATTGCACAAAAGATGCAACAAGAAACCGATTGGTTAAGTCAAAATGCCGATCGTTATGAGACAGAAGGCTATCAAGAACATCTCAAACGTTATGAACTGTTATCAAATCAATTTGAGAAAATGGAAGGCTACCAATATGAAAGTAAAATCAAGACTGTTTTGAATGGTTTAGATTTTACAGAGAAAGACTATCATCGACCTATCAACGATTTTAGTGGCGGGCAAAAAACTCGTCTGTCACTTGCACAAATGCTATTAAGTGAACCTGATTTGCTTCTATTAGATGAACCAACGAACCATCTTGATATGGAAACGACTGAATGGCTTGAAGATTATTTAAGATATTTTAGTGGTGCGATAGTCATCATTTCACACGATCGCTATTTCCTAGATAAAATTGTGACACAAGTTTATGACGTCGCTTTAGGAGAAGTGAAACACTACAAAGGGAATTATGCAAAATATGTTCAACTTCGTGATCAATACTATGAAAAACGTATGGCAGAGTATGAACGTCAGCAAGCAGATATTAAAAGGCTTGAAACCTTCGTTGACAAAAATATTACGCGTGCATCCACAAGTGGTATGGCTAAAAGTCGCAGAAAACAATTAGAAAAAATGGAACTTATTGAAAAACCAATGCTTGATGCTAAAAGTGCGAATATCCAATTTGATTTTGATCGGAATACAGGTAATGATGTGATGCACATTAAAGATTTAGAAATCGGCTACTCCTCCCCTATTACACAACCGATTTCCTTAGAAATTAGTAAAGGAGACCGTATTGGTATCATCGGCCCTAATGGTGTAGGAAAATCTACTTTTATCAAAACATTGGCTTTAAAAATTCCTGCAATTGCTGGAACGATTCAACGTGGTTCTAATTTAAAAGTAGGCTATTATGATCAAAAACAAGCAGAATTCAAATCTAATAAATCCATCTTAGATTTTGTGTGGGACCAATACCGAGAAATGCCAGAAAAAGATGTGCGTGCCGTATTAGGTCGATTCCTAATCACACAAGAAGATGTTAAAAAGGTCATCAATGATTTATCTGGTGGAGAAAAAGCACGCCTTCAACTCGCCCTTTTAATGTTGGAAAGAAATAATGTTTTAATACTGGATGAACCTACAAACCATTTGGATATTGATTCCAAAGAAATGTTAGAACAAGCTTTACAAAACTTTGAAGGCACCTTAATCTTCGTTTCACATGATCGTTACTTTATCAATGCCTTAGCCAATAAAATTTTTGATTTAGATGCTAATGGCGGTCAATTTATTCAAGGGGATTATGCTTATTATTTAGAAAAAATCGCACAACAACGTGCTTTTTCAGAGCATCACGCACAACAAGATGTTACTGAATCGGCGACGACCGAACAACCAACAAACGATTATCAAGACCAAAAAGCGTTAAGGCGTGAAAAACGAAAATTAGAACGCCAAATTGAAGAAAACGAAGCGCTCATTACGACCTACGAAAGTGAAATTGCCTCTATTGATACGCTTATGGCATCAGAAGAGGTCATTAATAATTATGAAGAAACAACACGATTAGCAAATGAGCGAACTGACCTCGAACAAAAGTTTGAACAAACGATGCAACAATGGGAAGAATTACAACTTATGTTAAGCGAATATGAAAATTAA
- the agrD gene encoding cyclic lactone autoinducer peptide AgrD, translating into MAIFETLFNLFINVFKALGNFASINPCTAFFDEPEVPKELREVE; encoded by the coding sequence ATGGCTATTTTCGAAACACTTTTCAACTTATTTATTAATGTTTTTAAAGCACTTGGAAACTTTGCGTCTATTAATCCTTGTACCGCTTTCTTCGATGAACCAGAGGTGCCAAAAGAATTAAGAGAAGTGGAATAA
- a CDS encoding accessory gene regulator AgrB codes for MRFVDTAIENLALKLQKRQNLDHIDYLKVRLGMQVFVTNLFKGIVIYGLAFLLHIFLYTLTVHITYFLLRRFSHGAHAKNSLLCHVQNIIFFILVPWLIVKYDIPFSFMLFLTILGWIFVFCYAPAATLKQPIKHSRKRALKIKSLSLMTLYFILFLFVPEPFNHLIAYGAFLQSATLLPVFFPKEE; via the coding sequence ATGAGATTTGTTGATACAGCCATCGAAAACTTAGCATTAAAACTTCAAAAGAGACAAAATCTAGATCACATTGACTATCTAAAAGTACGATTAGGTATGCAAGTGTTCGTCACAAATCTCTTTAAAGGTATCGTCATCTACGGATTGGCATTCCTTCTCCATATATTCTTATACACACTCACAGTTCATATCACTTATTTTCTTTTAAGACGTTTTTCACATGGCGCTCATGCGAAAAATTCACTATTATGCCATGTTCAAAATATTATTTTCTTTATATTAGTACCATGGCTAATAGTTAAATATGACATACCATTCTCGTTTATGTTATTCTTAACTATATTAGGATGGATATTTGTTTTTTGCTATGCTCCGGCTGCAACACTTAAACAACCAATTAAACACTCTCGTAAACGAGCCCTTAAAATAAAGTCTTTAAGTTTGATGACGCTTTATTTTATATTGTTTTTATTCGTTCCAGAGCCGTTTAACCATTTAATCGCATATGGAGCATTTTTACAATCAGCAACACTATTACCTGTATTTTTTCCTAAGGAGGAGTAA
- a CDS encoding sulfurtransferase TusA family protein: protein MVHELGTVGMVCPFPLIEAQKKMEELAIGDELKIDFDCTQATEAIPNWAAENGYPVTNYEQVGNAAWTITVQKA, encoded by the coding sequence ATGGTACATGAATTAGGAACAGTTGGAATGGTTTGTCCATTTCCACTGATTGAGGCACAAAAGAAAATGGAAGAATTGGCCATTGGTGATGAATTGAAAATCGATTTTGATTGCACGCAAGCCACAGAGGCAATTCCAAATTGGGCAGCTGAAAATGGCTATCCAGTCACAAATTATGAGCAAGTCGGCAATGCTGCTTGGACCATTACAGTTCAAAAAGCTTAA
- the agrC gene encoding quorum-sensing sensor histidine kinase AgrC, with protein MCNLEILNSICLAIFQVIVFFIVVNVIIIEKIKYSLWDYIALLIGVVIPSVVLFVFFERKSLLCLVIGLLIFFYYKKKMIGIIAVLSSVLLLVICDFFATWFYYYINGLTVHPTILFIIYSFVFALIAVITALVVRLLMIKLKYTWLYGNKVYLMILMICLLIFFLTMFFFLPDQVSGVAEFKIIGIFYFTFVAIFIAILLLVTITTSREINYRRSRQEVEDYYNYTLRIEEVNKRMRKFRHDYINILSTMSEYLREDDLEGLKAYYDKHIIPLKDHFEANTLKLNGVENLKVKEIKGVITTKILQAQERKIEISVEVADEINQINMEMIDLSRVLGIIMDNAIEASMKVEEPMIQIAFIKTDQSVLIIIMNKAPENLPKLHTLYQEGFSTKGKDRGLGLSTLKEITDSKRNVFLETTIENNYFIQKLEIMNSDD; from the coding sequence GTGTGTAATTTGGAAATTCTTAACAGCATTTGCCTTGCTATATTTCAAGTAATCGTATTTTTCATAGTAGTAAATGTCATTATAATAGAAAAAATAAAATATAGCCTTTGGGATTACATAGCTCTATTAATTGGAGTAGTAATCCCTTCTGTTGTTTTGTTTGTATTTTTTGAAAGAAAGAGCTTACTATGCTTAGTAATTGGTTTACTAATCTTTTTCTACTATAAGAAAAAGATGATAGGTATTATAGCTGTATTATCAAGCGTATTACTACTTGTTATTTGCGATTTTTTTGCAACTTGGTTCTATTATTACATTAATGGTTTGACTGTACATCCAACCATACTTTTTATTATTTATTCCTTTGTTTTTGCACTTATTGCTGTTATTACAGCCCTTGTTGTAAGGCTTTTAATGATTAAACTGAAGTATACATGGCTATACGGAAATAAAGTTTACCTAATGATATTGATGATTTGTCTTTTAATATTTTTCTTAACGATGTTCTTTTTCTTGCCAGATCAAGTCTCTGGCGTAGCAGAATTTAAAATCATCGGTATTTTCTACTTCACCTTTGTCGCTATTTTTATCGCAATATTATTATTAGTCACAATCACAACGTCACGAGAAATTAATTATCGTAGAAGTCGTCAAGAAGTTGAAGATTATTATAATTACACACTTCGCATTGAAGAAGTCAATAAGAGAATGCGTAAATTTAGACATGATTATATTAACATTTTGTCTACAATGTCAGAGTATTTGCGTGAGGATGATCTCGAAGGATTGAAAGCTTATTACGACAAGCATATTATCCCACTAAAAGATCATTTTGAAGCAAATACGTTGAAGTTGAACGGTGTTGAAAATTTAAAAGTTAAAGAAATTAAAGGTGTAATAACGACCAAAATTTTACAAGCACAAGAACGTAAAATTGAAATCAGTGTTGAAGTCGCTGATGAAATCAATCAAATTAATATGGAAATGATTGATTTAAGTCGTGTCTTAGGGATCATTATGGATAATGCGATTGAAGCTTCCATGAAAGTCGAAGAACCTATGATTCAAATTGCATTCATTAAAACTGATCAATCCGTGCTCATCATTATTATGAATAAAGCACCCGAAAACCTTCCAAAATTACATACATTGTACCAAGAAGGGTTTTCAACTAAAGGTAAAGATCGAGGTTTAGGTTTATCTACTTTAAAAGAAATTACAGATAGTAAAAGGAATGTATTTTTAGAAACTACGATTGAAAATAACTACTTTATTCAAAAATTAGAAATCATGAATAGTGATGATTAA
- a CDS encoding MutS-related protein: MANYIFLSILILLMLSVMGITELRQRILFRKSIQSHLKHKHIFDDLERPYAFYDTYYQMYPSLTKKAKNESFWIDDKTWSDLNMDALFHKMNYTYTSIGENHLYHVLRLQTTLKQFDIWSQVEKNATLHEKIVTLLAQFGKQHYPKYHWKAFVTRFHWFYYFLSFLPILSVLIGFIHIPTSIFAFLFSLILNMVISMRFNHVIDRNMENLFFTGRVIYTVNALTKLNLSLPFHYSLNQLNRVNRWRFLLVKVTTIPGYFVLLFKYIFLIDIHLYHLLVRRFKENEETIHACYRYIGELDTLLSVKQWRYHHENCQTPIVKSNLKFKGLTHPLIEQAVPNDFDFTQNVLLTGSNASGKSTFMKAIALNLILAQAVQTVTAQQFHYQPGIVKTTMANADDVLSGDSYFMAEIKSLRRLLNFDASIPHYFFIDEIFKGTNTAERIAASQAVLEYLAQFQGIKVIAATHDIELTRQLHPIYANYHFNETIQQNAIHFDYTIKKGPANTRNALELIRIMDFPLTIYQNAKQHVESFDHKNTDAQY, translated from the coding sequence ATGGCCAATTATATTTTCTTATCAATATTAATTTTACTCATGCTTTCTGTGATGGGGATTACAGAACTTAGACAGCGCATTTTATTTCGCAAGTCTATTCAATCTCATTTAAAACATAAACATATTTTTGATGATTTAGAACGTCCATACGCTTTCTACGATACTTATTATCAGATGTATCCTTCACTTACAAAAAAAGCTAAGAATGAATCATTTTGGATAGATGATAAAACATGGTCCGACTTAAATATGGATGCCCTTTTTCATAAGATGAATTATACATATACTTCTATTGGAGAAAATCACTTATATCATGTATTGCGCTTACAAACGACATTAAAACAGTTTGACATATGGTCACAAGTTGAGAAGAATGCAACACTTCATGAAAAAATTGTCACGTTGCTCGCACAATTTGGTAAGCAACATTACCCTAAATATCATTGGAAAGCGTTCGTGACACGGTTTCATTGGTTCTATTATTTCTTATCTTTTTTACCGATTCTTAGTGTACTTATTGGCTTTATTCATATACCGACAAGCATTTTTGCCTTTTTATTTTCTTTAATATTAAATATGGTCATTAGTATGAGATTTAATCACGTCATTGATCGAAATATGGAAAATTTATTTTTTACAGGACGTGTAATCTATACTGTTAATGCTTTAACTAAATTAAATTTGTCGTTACCTTTTCACTATTCATTAAATCAACTCAATCGTGTTAATCGTTGGCGCTTTTTACTCGTAAAAGTGACGACGATTCCGGGGTATTTTGTTTTATTATTTAAATACATTTTTTTAATTGATATTCATTTATATCACCTATTAGTTCGTCGATTTAAAGAAAACGAAGAAACAATACACGCTTGTTATCGATATATTGGAGAATTAGATACGTTGTTATCTGTGAAACAATGGCGCTATCATCATGAAAATTGCCAAACCCCCATCGTTAAATCCAATTTAAAATTTAAAGGTTTGACACATCCGTTAATTGAACAAGCTGTACCAAATGACTTTGACTTTACCCAAAATGTGTTACTGACAGGCTCTAATGCGTCTGGAAAGTCGACGTTTATGAAAGCCATCGCCCTAAATTTAATTCTTGCCCAAGCGGTTCAAACTGTTACGGCACAACAATTTCATTATCAGCCTGGCATTGTGAAAACGACTATGGCAAACGCTGATGACGTACTTTCTGGTGATAGTTACTTTATGGCAGAAATTAAATCATTAAGGCGTTTATTAAACTTCGATGCGTCCATTCCACACTATTTTTTTATCGATGAAATTTTTAAAGGCACAAATACTGCAGAACGTATCGCCGCTTCACAAGCCGTTCTTGAATATTTGGCGCAATTTCAAGGAATTAAAGTCATCGCAGCCACACATGATATTGAATTAACCCGTCAACTTCATCCTATTTATGCAAATTATCATTTTAACGAAACAATTCAGCAAAATGCGATTCATTTTGATTACACAATTAAAAAAGGGCCTGCAAATACACGTAACGCACTTGAATTAATCCGTATTATGGACTTTCCGCTCACAATCTATCAAAATGCAAAACAACATGTTGAGTCGTTTGACCACAAAAACACCGATGCACAGTATTGA
- a CDS encoding YeeE/YedE family protein produces the protein MVWTIFSGLIVGVLLGFVMQRTRFCLTGGFRDMYVQKNNKMFYALLIAIAIQALGIYILNIMGIITIDNGTFPIIGTIIGSFIFGIGIILAGGCATGTYYRAGEGLIGSWIALVMYGLFAAITKNGVLAPVLNQINSQTVTNADMAQSTGIPGWVFLLILILVTLFVVIKTLRQPKPKIAIPKLKPKFSGVRHFLFEKRFHPFVAAIAVGLIALLAWPMSGSTGRDGGLGITTPSSNIVMFLTTGDVSVVDWGVFLVIGIFFGSYIAARGSREFAWRLPDKKTIRNSAIGGTCMGFGAAVAGGCSIGNGLVATAALSWQGWIGLIFMILGTWFMSYFMFVRPMKAARRQNMTKTQTVSVS, from the coding sequence ATGGTATGGACAATTTTTAGTGGACTTATTGTAGGAGTTCTCCTCGGTTTTGTCATGCAACGTACCCGTTTTTGTTTAACAGGGGGATTCCGAGATATGTATGTGCAGAAAAATAATAAAATGTTTTATGCCTTACTCATCGCTATCGCAATTCAGGCGTTAGGGATTTATATATTAAATATTATGGGCATCATTACAATTGATAACGGCACATTTCCTATTATCGGCACAATTATCGGTTCATTTATTTTTGGCATTGGGATTATTTTAGCAGGAGGATGTGCAACAGGAACGTATTATAGAGCAGGAGAAGGACTCATTGGAAGTTGGATTGCGCTAGTGATGTATGGTCTTTTTGCTGCGATTACGAAAAATGGCGTATTGGCGCCTGTTTTAAATCAAATCAATAGTCAAACTGTAACGAATGCGGATATGGCACAATCGACTGGAATACCAGGTTGGGTGTTTTTACTCATTTTAATTTTAGTGACACTATTTGTCGTAATAAAAACATTACGCCAACCGAAACCTAAGATTGCTATTCCCAAATTAAAGCCTAAGTTTAGTGGCGTGCGCCATTTTCTGTTTGAAAAACGTTTTCACCCGTTTGTCGCTGCTATTGCAGTGGGACTTATTGCATTACTTGCTTGGCCTATGTCAGGGTCAACAGGGCGAGACGGAGGTCTTGGAATTACGACGCCATCTTCTAATATTGTGATGTTTTTAACTACTGGAGACGTGTCAGTTGTCGATTGGGGAGTATTTCTAGTTATAGGTATCTTCTTTGGCTCTTATATTGCGGCACGAGGTTCTCGTGAATTTGCGTGGCGTTTACCTGATAAAAAAACAATACGTAATAGTGCAATTGGTGGTACTTGCATGGGCTTTGGCGCGGCAGTAGCTGGAGGTTGTTCTATTGGAAATGGTTTAGTGGCAACAGCTGCATTATCATGGCAAGGATGGATTGGGTTAATATTTATGATTTTAGGCACTTGGTTTATGAGTTATTTCATGTTTGTTCGTCCAATGAAAGCCGCACGACGTCAAAATATGACAAAAACACAAACGGTCAGTGTTTCTTAA